A window of the Torulaspora globosa chromosome 6, complete sequence genome harbors these coding sequences:
- the ADI1 gene encoding acireductone dioxygenase (Ni2+-requiring) (ancestral locus Anc_7.113) — translation MVQAYIHDNNYETDFREAHDSGVPVTLEQLSKLGVFYKYLETQEAVDALAEERNYKNRDIVNISRATFPDEQSLLNKLSIFFTEHLHEDEEIRYCLDGEGYFDVRDPISNDWIRIKFEPNDLIIVPAGIYHRFTLTSKNYVKALRLFQDEPKWLAINKPEGDSSTAYQNYVQWVASRQ, via the coding sequence ATGGTTCAAGCCTATATTCACGATAACAACTACGAGACAGATTTCAGAGAGGCACACGATAGTGGCGTTCCCGTGACATTGGAGCAACTAAGTAAGCTCGGTGTCTTCTACAAGTATCTCGAAACGCAAGAAGCCGTCGATGCCCTCGCCGAGGAGAGAAATTACAAGAACAGAGATATCGTAAACATCAGCCGCGCCACATTTCCTGACGAGCAAAGTCTTCTCAATAAGTTAAGCATTTTTTTCACAGAACACCTCCacgaggatgaagagatcaGATATTGTTTGGACGGTGAGGGATATTTCGATGTAAGAGACCCGATATCGAACGACTGGATCCGTATCAAATTCGAACCCAACgatctcatcatcgtaCCAGCAGGGATCTACCATAGGTTCACGCTCACGAGCAAGAACTATGTTAAAGCATTGAGATTATTCCAGGACGAGCCAAAATGGCTGGCGATCAACAAACCAGAGGGTGACAGCAGCACAGCATACCAGAACTACGTTCAATGGGTCGCAAGTCGTCAATAA
- the ANY1 gene encoding Any1p (ancestral locus Anc_7.112), with protein sequence MGDGTGIDPIENSPVGDTLSSYLPRVDQFYIPEWLTVQFIANNLISFTPLFSYGSTIISIERSKTALGFSIDICATMLIASILRVSYYLITPYEITLLRQSLVMIFIQLILLKTTLTYRPEEYKYHNLHDVESLSQLLHDVWFEYFACARPPIFSDDWKLMLKSLSLKNMVGFINKILLVFLYKFLKFFDPSYKRFGSFWQWDDNRKFWRFLIFFAAFQLLLTFLISKVFNWATLTDWMGSAVGTLGLLVESLLPLPQIAILYKLKSVQGFKLILLVSWLCGDTLKISYLIYGAKNISMIFLTFALFQMSLDFYIGGQYIYYRFYYHSLRNEGSMPADNDTNSEFARESFELQDFNIKTLDQYNKNTPPPDQHTKGRAYTLTV encoded by the coding sequence ATGGGGGATGGGACTGGTATTGACCCCATTGAAAACAGTCCCGTCGGAGATACGCTTTCCTCGTATCTACCGAGAGTGGATCAATTCTATATACCTGAATGGCTAACGGTGCAATTCATAGCGAATAACCTGATCAGCTTCACGCCACTGTTTTCTTATGGGTCGACAATCATAAGTATAGAGCGATCCAAAACTGCCCTGGGATTTTCGATTGATATTTGCGCAACAATGCTGATAGCAAGTATTCTCAGAGTTTCTTATTACCTGATAACACCATATGAGATCACTCTACTTAGGCAGTCGCTGGTCATGATATTTATTCAATTGATACTGTTGAAGACTACGCTAACATACAGGCCGGAAGAGTACAAATACCATAATTTGCATGATGTGGAATCACTTTCGCAACTGTTACATGATGTGTGGTTTGAATATTTTGCCTGTGCTAGGCCTCCAATATTTAGCGATGACTGGAAATTGATGTTGAAGTCactgtctttgaagaacatgGTTGGGTTCATCAATAAAATTCTGTTGGTCTTCCTATAcaagtttttgaaattcttcgatCCCAGCTACAAAAGGTTCGGATCGTTTTGGCAATGGGACGACAATCGGAAGTTCTGGAGATTTCTGATTTTTTTTGCAGCTTTCCAGTTGCTCTTGACCTTTTTAATCTCGAAGGTGTTTAACTGGGCGACTTTGACAGATTGGATGGGTTCTGCTGTTGGAACTCTGGGTTTGTTGGTTGAATCGCTGCTACCATTACCACAAATAGCGATTCTTTATAAGCTGAAATCTGTGCAGGGCTTCAAGTTGATTCTGCTTGTCAGCTGGCTTTGTGGTGATACTCTAAAGATTAGTTACTTGATCTACGGCGCCAAGAATATATCGATGATATTCTTAACATTTGCACTTTTCCAGATGAGTCTGGATTTTTACATTGGTGGGCAGTACATATACTATCGATTCTACTACCATTCGTTGAGAAACGAAGGTTCGATGCCGGCCGATAACGATACCAACAGCGAATTCGCTAGGGAGTCATTCGAATTACAAGATTTCAACATCAAGACATTAGATCAGTACAACAAAAATACCCCTCCACCAGATCAACATACTAAAGGCAGGGCGTACACACTAACGGTATAA
- the PET127 gene encoding Pet127p (ancestral locus Anc_7.111) has protein sequence MYACYRGGAHHSLGRLKYVYRKCELSTTERPKSNLFKPTDADGLRKGTADLQTELADALSYSSEIIEKAVSQSQVAIEAKRKKENALAEHLKIPPSIQGARLSKKRKKYKETAFSLSSKRSRHVTINGDGSLVNDSNAKVAPEVKPARLVSGLNRVLYQPVTLHSLRDSRTGVYNFDSSLEKITPDYLESKQDSNGFVTPYKDQRLLELARKFERKYVSSTSSMTSALSHLHFLLSNFRPLNIVNSPISKHFPQKNCRFTQGAQFPATIILRKLNRKVRSIDSDRSLDREIILSVLGHSLEEFLTEKTPQQEESYHYSKIDEFVLRSQLDAYDDNLPGTGVFDLKTRAVAAVRHDLSYVEKNNNHTGYEIDKVYGEFESLEREFFELIRSTLLKYSLQARIGKMDGIFVAYHNISRMFGFQYLPLDEIDYIIHSSHDSAFWRALERRNETFRQIYGDESFITSYQRKERKIASQVADAEFKMSIILLKNILTYIEDKLKSHNVKDWKMCKIMMKTKEVTKTRANGQQFNFPVMKVMALALPSNYADMPLVTKNKTQEEILEQIDAIQKYNEELSTSQLDSMIGFEVRVDHFYKSHPDSVHLPAFARVENNVLDVKTCHMISSKLYEDYYQDPRKYRNPSFFHAKDVQTWRTMCKFRDIEIKSDLKKLYNELLDEKLQSLRDQTIVKETATKPNEREAIMQRLKIVCTSNNRKSQDLKCDQSAADAPSQFQAKLRAYAKKGMIRRKHMDALERQRIGQVSQAG, from the coding sequence ATGTACGCATGCTATAGAGGTGGTGCCCACCACAGTTTGGGTCGGCTGAAGTACGTTTACCGGAAATGTGAGTTATCAACAACTGAACGGCCGAAGAGCAATCTTTTTAAGCCGACGGACGCAGATGGGCTGCGGAAAGGCActgctgatcttcaaaCTGAGCTTGCAGATGCGTTGAGCTACTCCAGCGAGATTATAGAGAAGGCAGTATCGCAAAGCCAAGTTGCTATCGAGGCAAAGCGCAAGAAGGAGAACGCACTGGCGGAACATCTCAAGATACCGCCATCGATACAGGGTGCTCGACTAAGCAAGAAACGGAAGAAATACAAAGAAACAGCATTCAGTCTGTCATCTAAGCGATCTAGGCACGTGACTATCAATGGCGATGGATCATTGGTGAATGACAGTAATGCCAAAGTGGCTCCCGAGGTAAAGCCCGCTCGACTGGTTAGTGGACTCAATAGGGTTCTGTATCAACCTGTTACGCTACATTCCTTGAGGGACTCGAGGACTGGCGTATATAATTTCGATTCCAGCCTGGAAAAGATAACGCCCGACTATCTCGAGTCCAAGCAAGACTCCAACGGATTCGTGACACCTTACAAGGATCAAAGACTGCTGGAGCTAGCTCGGAAGTTTGAGAGAAAGTATGTTTCGTCCACCAGTTCAATGACTTCGGCGCTGTCGCATTTGCATTTTCTTTTGTCCAATTTCCGACCGCTGAATATAGTCAACTCTCCCATATCAAAGCACTTTCCGCAGAAGAACTGTCGGTTTACTCAAGGAGCCCAGTTTCCTGCGACCATAATATTGCGGAAATTGAACAGGAAGGTCAGGTCAATAGACTCTGACCGAAGTTTGGACAGGGAGATTATTCTCTCTGTTTTGGGACATTCATTGGAGGAATTTCTCACAGAGAAAACACCACAGCAGGAGGAATCATATCACTACTCAAAAATTGATGAGTTCGTTCTAAGGTCACAGTTGGATGCATACGATGATAATCTGCCTGGCACTGGTGTCTTTGATTTGAAAACTAGGGCGGTAGCAGCTGTTCGACATGATTTGTCATATGTCGAAAAAAATAACAATCATACCGGTTATGAAATTGACAAGGTTTATGGTGAGTTTGAGTCCCTGGAGCGTGAATTTTTTGAGTTGATAAGGAGCACACTGTTGAAGTACTCGCTGCAGGCCAGGATTGGTAAGATGGATGGGATATTTGTTGCTTATCATAACATTTCCAGGATGTTTGGATTCCAGTACCTGCCCTTGGATGAGATCGATTACATCATCCATTCTAGTCATGACTCGGCATTTTGGCGCGCTCTGGAACGGCGTAACGAAACCTTTAGGCAAATTTATGGCGATGAGAGCTTTATCACGTCttatcaaagaaaagaacGTAAGATTGCCTCCCAAGTCGCCGATGCCGAGTTCAAGATGTCCATAATACTGTTGAAAAACATCCTCACTTATATTGAAGATAAGCTGAAGTCGCACAACGTTAAGGACTGGAAAATGTGCAagataatgatgaaaacCAAAGAGGTCACCAAGACGAGAGCCAATGGGCAGCAATTCAACTTTCCTGTAATGAAGGTAATGGCACTGGCTTTGCCATCAAACTACGCTGACATGCCATTGGTTACAAAAAACAAGACTCAAGAGGAGATACTAGAGCAAATTGATGCGATACAAAAGTACAACGAAGAATTATCGACGTCGCAACTGGATTCTATGATAGGATTCGAAGTCAGGGTCGATCATTTCTACAAAAGTCACCCTGATAGTGTTCATCTACCTGCTTTCGCCAGAGTAGAGAATAATGTTTTGGATGTGAAGACATGCCACAtgatttcatcaaagcttTATGAGGATTATTACCAAGACCCAAGGAAATACAGGAACCCAAGCTTTTTCCACGCAAAAGATGTTCAAACCTGGAGAACAATGTGTAAATTCAGAGACATTGAGATTAAGAGtgatttgaaaaagctgtacAACGAGCTGCTagatgaaaaattgcaGTCTCTAAGGGATCAGACAATCGTAAAGGAAACTGCCACCAAGCCCAACGAGCGAGAAGCGATAATGCAAAGGTTGAAAATCGTGTGTACTTCAAATAACCGGAAGTCCCAAGATCTGAAATGCGATCAATCAGCGGCGGATGCTCCCTCTCAGTTTCAAGCCAAGCTAAGAGCCTATGCGAAGAAAGGAATGATTCGAAGAAAGCATATGGATGCTTTGGAAAGACAGCGAATTGGTCAGGTCTCACAGGCCGGATGA